One Clavelina lepadiformis chromosome 1, kaClaLepa1.1, whole genome shotgun sequence genomic region harbors:
- the LOC143466959 gene encoding cGMP-dependent protein kinase 1-like, with the protein MSTVSNLVVWDDASTDSGFCSDVERRPCQPTSSRRQKTKSLYGNDERCLNQGNDEKDKTKDSSKSLPSRFRKTNDCSIIWNEITLNDFDYVRNLGGGGYARVDLVRLTRHKNEECFALKKINKKLVLEAKQQRQFEAEKDVLMAAKSRFIPMLYKTFSSSNHVYLLTEACLGGDLFSYLERFGPMHCSMARFVIACAVEALDYLHHALHVIHRDVKTENLLIGEHGILKLADLGFCKTVDPSHSSTYTFCGTPGYIAPEVLLDKGHSFSADYFSLGVVAYEILTCRSPFRRLAIIDTYKATIRGITDVAFPNNLDHVTRSFVRGLCYREPERRLGPEIHSHEWFYGFSWLQLRAGNMVSPLCLS; encoded by the exons ATGAGTACGGTTTCGAATCTGGTGGTATGGGATGATGCCTCGACAGACAGTGGTTTCTGTTCTGACGTGGAACGAAGGCCGTGCCAGCCTACGTCGTCCAGAAGACAGAAGACAAAATCGCTTTATGGAAACGACGAACGTTGTCTGAATCAGGGGAATGATGAAAAAGACAAAACGAAAGACAGTTCAAAATCACTTCCATCTCGATTTCGCAAAACAAACGACTGTTCCATTATTTGGAATGAGATTACGTTGAATGACTTTGATTATGTCCGTAATTTAGGGGGTGGCGGATATGCCAGGGTAGACCTTGTTCGTTTAACCAG ACACAAAAATGAAGAATGCTTCGccttaaaaaagatcaacaaaaaattagtTCTTGAAGCGAAACAACAGCGGCAGTTTGAAGCAGAAAAAGATGTTTTGATGGCTGCTAAATCAAG ATTTATTCCCATGCTTTACAAGACATTTTCTTCTTCAAACCACGTGTATCTCCTCACGGAAGCCTGTCTGGGGGGCGATCTCTTCTCCTACCTGGAACGTTTTGGACCAATGCATTGTAGCATGGCTCGCTTTGTTATCGCTTGCGCCGTTGAAGCGCTCGATTACCTTCATCATGCTCTACATGTCATTCATCGTGACGTAAAAACGGAAAACCTTTTAATAGGAGAACATG gAATACTTAAATTAGCGGATCTTGGCTTTTGTAAGACTGTTGATCCTTCTCATTCTTCAACATACACTTTCTGTGGAACACCAGG ATATATTGCCCCAGAAGTACTTCTTGACAAAGGTCACTCGTTCAGTGCTGACTATTTCTCTCTTGGCGTCGTTGCATATGAAATATTAACTTGCCGTTCGCCATTTCGTAGGCTTGCAATCATCGACACATATAAGGCCACTATTCGCGGCATAACAG ATGTGGCCTTTCCAAACAATCTTGACCACGTGACACGCTCTTTCGTTCGCGGTTTATGTTACCGTGAGCCAGAAAGGAGACTCGGCCCCGAG ATTCATTCCCACGAGTGGTTTTACGGCTTCAGTTGGTTGCAACTACGTGCTGGCAATATGGTTTCACCGCTGTGTTTATCTTAA
- the LOC143444195 gene encoding putative protein BRICK1-A: protein MASRTNEIQKQIQDDWANREYIEVITSSIKKISDFLNGFDLSCRSRIASLNEKLTALERRIEYIEARVTMGETLN, encoded by the coding sequence ATGGCATCACGCACAAATGAGATTCAGAAGCAAATACAAGATGACTGGGCTAATCGAGAATACATTGAAGTTATAACAAGCAGCATTAAGAAGATATCAGACTTTCTAAATGGATTTGATCTCTCTTGTCGCTCAAGAATTGCCTCCCTCAATGAAAAACTGACTGCTCTGGAAAGGAGAATTGAATATATTGAAGCCCGTGTGACTATGGGTGAAACTTTAAATTGA